One Festucalex cinctus isolate MCC-2025b chromosome 3, RoL_Fcin_1.0, whole genome shotgun sequence DNA window includes the following coding sequences:
- the ppp1r3ab gene encoding uncharacterized protein ppp1r3ab isoform X5 has translation MELEGQARPSRSCRLLLPAGPPDADEDEGEVVISIRPKCSPLPRRRSSISDEDSEPELPPCASRRVSFADAKGLSLVQVKEFDLWDVPNPPGMDLLDGEGVSAEEYRLSPLTFQSPLSPDDLLVRVQEQKIELESLELIPGTTTLRGLVCVLNMSFHKAVYVRTTLDCWASHFDLLTEYVPAASGDARTDRFSFKLTLVPPFREQGSRVDFCLRYETPAGTFWANNDNRNYVLLCHQRSRQLRENPHKQNSQKKSCLKTASCRPDSQNFVDDTWETPTSLRIQLEGGATNGEKVDNEQVVQLLDQSEEDKNNLQAEFENRQNCSRRNRRKAARMARLRDYFETDAVPDDESDASSHPEDEQIPVGDQADVQFMSEEEPKLEGCYGVMGKTFGDVPARQDETQAHNEAQTPEDTSLASLMRGKASTDASSDEPPPTEHCNTFVSEAEETNGTCQNRSDSFTFEAVASPLCRPMLRRSEDDRTCPERTEREDNREVQENLIRNKNLIPLESTFQKLVHDDVDQKASLKRSNRSDTDEFAMKPTGHTRDHAIKNNTEDRVDAELKTENSTWNGEEGATETKLSAERNSNVMQIHKDLDLPSGVSHPIQVSTRLPMHELSGEAKNVVTRVSPSQNLLRDNADHQTSLGRADWSNADDSVARGTENLQSREQILEDVLENATQHCLDDNLNVPIPEDDTWNGTQTNISLTKSSNTDMALPSGGSQTTQVPTTMPTFEPLSGTKTDDPLPAPFQSQPEPVSDHVHQQASFEPADWSETEDAQNCDQLEENVIRNSTEECFDADLDVTLPEDAWNRDGYANESQLFDQRHTDSPSEPVSLDHADGSEVENSVVGSTSMSSETFNHTKVFRIEVTDRAQTQESARRVLGTQGETCCIGDERWHNFQKGEDEMTEALTYDDHSQYVSFFEDEANISQSDRSAAETDDAQKLETKVEDEDVDDAVEIQECPGIDKPHDLEEETEMAEEPEDVGEAEERFAEKEEGKIKVVMWDEEVKDEDAKLVDKERVVNPDDEEQKIPGDDAEGKDVRSEFDQNNLKDAPSYQREADGAVGRNPEDTNVHDDEDKTDEIEDGQTESDDASAESDSDDEVELYMHCLRAVQTKDQSAEATFSLSKTRRLSPLSSPMPSISESADEEHVGCLEDSREDARAENAARSRPSEPESAGKNVAGRENRSCGCTSKTLLYVTLLAVFVVTAYYYDFLACFGLYLISVVWLLSQGEKQPIQDNSVG, from the exons ATGGAGCTTGAGGGACAAGCCAGACCGTCCCGGAGCTGTCGCCTCCTCTTGCCGGCGGGCCCGCCGGACGCGGACGAGGACGAGGGCGAGGTGGTGATCAGCATCAGGCCCAAATGTTCTCCCCTGCCGCGGCGGAGGAGCTCGATCTCCGACGAGGACTCCGAGCCCGAGCTGCCGCCTTGCGCCTCCAGGAGGGTCTCCTTCGCCGACGCCAAAGGCCTCAGTTTGGTGCAGGTGAAGGAGTTTGACCTGTGGGACGTGCCCAATCCGCCGGGAATGGACTTGCTGGACGGCGAGGGAGTATCGGCAGAGGAGTACCGCCTGTCTCCTCTGACGTTCCAGTCGCCGTTGTCTCCGGATGATCTACTGGTGAGGGTCCAGGAGCAGAAAATAGAGCTGGAGTCCCTGGAGTTGATCCCGGGGACGACCACCCTGCGAGGGCTGGTCTGCGTCCTCAACATGTCCTTCCATAAAGCCGTCTACGTGCGGACCACTTTGGATTGCTGGGCCAGCCACTTTGACCTCCTGACCGAGTACGTGCCCGCCGCGTCCGGCGACGCTCGCACGGACCGCTTCTCCTTCAAGCTCACCTTAGTGCCGCCCTTCCGAGAGCAGGGATCCCGAGTTGACTTTTGCCTGCGGTACGAGACGCCCGCGGGAACCTTCTGGGCCAACAACGACAACAGGAACTACGTGCTGTTGTGCCACCAAAGAAGCAGACAGCTGAGGGAGAACCCCCACAAGCAAAATAGCCAGAAGAAAAGCTGCCTCAAGACTGCGAG TTGCAGGCCTGACAGCCAAAATTTTGTGGATGACACTTGGGAAACACCAACATCTCTAAGAATCCAGTTAGAAG GTGGGGCAACAAATGGAGAAAAAGTTGACAATGAGCAAGTCGTCCAACTTCTGGATCAGTCAGAAGAGGACAAGAACAATTTACAG GCTGAGTTTGAGAACAGGCAGAACTGCAGCCGAAGAAATCGGCGAAAGGCGGCCCGGATGGCTCGGTTGAGGGACTACTTTGAAACGGACGCCGTTCCGGATGACGAAAGCGATGCATCGTCGCATCCAGAAGACGAACAAATCCCAGTGGGGGATCAGGCAGATGTGCAGTTTATGTCTGAGGAGGAACCAAAACTTGAAGGCTGTTACGGTGTTATGGGAAAAACTTTCGGCGACGTGCCAGCTCGACAAGACGAGACACAGGCGCATAATGAAGCACAGACACCCGAGGACACGAGTTTGGCTTCATTAATGCGAGGCAAAGCTAGCACAGACGCGTCAAGTGATGAGCCTCCGCCCACTGAACATTGCAACACTTTTGTCTCCGAGGCTGAAGAGACGAACGGGACCTGTCAAAATCGAAGCGACAGCTTCACTTTTGAAGCCGTCGCGTCTCCTCTGTGCCGTCCGATGCTACGCAGGAGCGAAGACGATCGGACATGTCCAGAACGGACCGAGCGAGAAGACAACCGTGAAGTTCAAGAAAATTTGATCAGGAACAAAAATCTAATCCCGCTTGAGTCAACTTTTCAGAAGCTGGTTCACGACGATGTGGATCAGAAAGCCAGTTTGAAGCGTTCAAACCGGTCTGATACGGACGAGTTTGCGATGAAACCAACAGGCCATACGCGAGACCATGCAATCAAGAACAACACTGAAGATCGCGTTGATGCCGAGCTGAAAACGGAAAACAGCACATGGAATGGTGAAGAGGGTgcaactgaaactaaactatcCGCTGAAAGAAACTCCAACGTAATGCAGATACACAAAGATTTGGATTTACCATCAGGAGTCTCACACCCAATTCAGGTATCAACACGTCTGCCAATGCATGAACTGTCAGGAGAAGCTAAAAACGTTGTGACACGTGTGTCCCCTTCTCAGAATCTGCTTCGCGACAACGCGGATCACCAAACCAGTTTGGGGCGTGCAGACTGGTCCAACGCAGACGATTCCGTGGCACGAGGAACGGAAAATCTACAGAGCCGCGAACAAATTTTGGAAGATGTGCTCGAGAACGCAACGCAACACTGCTTGGACGACAATTTGAATGTTCCTATTCCTGAAGACGACACTTGGAATGGTACCCAAACAAATATAAGCTTAACGAAGAGCAGTAACACGGATATGGCTTTACCATCAGGGGGCTCACAAACCACTCAGGTACCGACAACAATGCCAACGTTTGAACCTCTTAGTGGAACTAAAACAGATGACCCACTTCCGGCACCTTTTCAGAGTCAACCAGAGCCTGTTAGCGACCACGTTCATCAGCAGGCCAGTTTTGAGCCGGCAGACTGGTCAGAGACAGAAGATGCGCAGAATTGTGACCAACTTGAGGAAAACGTGATCAGGAACTCAACTGAAGAATGTTTTGACGCTGATTTGGACGTCACTCTTCCTGAAGACGCTTGGAACAGGGACGGTTATGCTAATGAAAGTCAATTATTCGATCAAAGGCACACGGATAGTCCATCAGAGCCTGTTAGTTTGGATCATGCTGATGGGTCTGAGGTCGAAAATTCTGTGGTAGGATCAACAAGCATGTCTTCAGAAACTTTCAACCATACCAAAGTCTTCAGAATCGAAGTCACTGACCGAGCACAGACACAAGAGTCCGCAAGAAGAGTCCTTGGAACTCAAGGGGAAACATGTTGCATTGGAGATGAAAGGTGGCACAACTTCCAAAAAGGTGAAGATGAGATGACAGAAGCGTTGACATACGACGATCACTCACAATATGTCTCGTTTTTCGAAGATGAAGCAAACATTTCGCAATCAGACCGTAGCGCCGCAGAGACAGACGATGCCCAAAAATTGGAGACCAAGGTGGAGGACGAGGACGTGGATGATGCCGTGGAGATCCAAGAATGTCCAGGAATAGACAAACCGCATGACCTGGAGGAAGAAACCGAGATGGCAGAAGAGCCCGAAGATGTTGGAGAAGCTGAAGAACGCTTTGCGGAGAAGGAGGAAGGCAAAATAAAGGTTGTGATGTGGGACGAGGAGGTCAAAGATGAAGATGCAAAGTTGGTAGATAAGGAGCGAGTTGTAAATCCAGACGATGAAGAGCAGAAAATACCAGGTGATGATGCAGAAGGCAAAGACGTGAGGTCGGAATTCGATCAAAACAACCTTAAGGATGCTCCGAGCTATCAGCGCGAGGCTGACGGCGCCGTAGGACGAAACCCAGAAGACACAAATGTCCATGACGACGAAGACAAGACTGACGAGATTGAGGATGGGCAGACCGAGAGCGACGACGCCTCGGCGGAGTCCGACTCCGACGACGAGGTGGAGCTCTACATGCACTGCCTCCGCGCGGTCCAAACCAAAGACCAGAGCGCCGAGGCCACTTTCAGCCTGAGCAAAACCAGACGTCTCTCGCCGCTCTCCTCACCCATGCCGTCCATCAGCGAGTCTGCGGACGAGGAACACGTCGGCTGCCTCGAGGACAGCCGTGAAGACGCGCGGGCGGAAAACGCAGCTCGGTCGCGACCGAGCGAACCAGAAAGCGCCGGCAAAAACGTGGCGGGGCGAGAGAATCGGTCCTGCGGCTGTACCTCCAAAACGTTGCTGTATGTCACCTTGTTAGCGGTGTTTGTAGTCACGGCTTACTACTACGACTTTCTCGCTTGTTTTGGCCTTTACTTGATTTCTGTGGTGTGGCTCTTGAGTCAAGGAGAGAAACAGCCCATTCAAGACAACTCAGTAGGCTAA